A single genomic interval of Arthrobacter methylotrophus harbors:
- a CDS encoding MFS transporter, producing the protein MSLSDLPTGPTTALAEPVERVRSLWVTGVVLVNVGINAAFFGPIQVLLGQQAIQFNEGQKEAILALVTGCGAAVSLVANPLFGAFSDRTTSRFGRRVPWVLFGAILGAAALVALAGAPNVAVMAILWCLVQAGCNGAYAALTAAIPDRVPVPQRGTVGGLAAMGQTAGILAGAVIASAVSGNFALGYVVCAAALLAGVVLYLFKNDDVPLPAETRPQFRLGTFVRGFWISPIRYPDFAWAWLTRLLVNVGNHMVTLYLLFFLKDAVHLEETRGIKPEFGVLILTGLYAVMVIVTSVVGGAMSDRMGKRKPLVIVSSLVISIAALILGFEPTWAGAVAGAMVLGIGFGAYLAVDFALITQVLPTALDRGRDLGVINVANSLPQVIAPLIAYPFVAFWGGYVALYVAAAVIGLLGAVFVVRIKGVA; encoded by the coding sequence ATGAGCCTGTCAGATCTGCCCACAGGCCCGACGACGGCGCTCGCCGAGCCGGTGGAACGCGTCCGTTCCCTGTGGGTCACCGGAGTGGTGCTCGTCAATGTGGGCATCAACGCTGCTTTCTTCGGTCCCATCCAGGTTTTGCTGGGGCAACAGGCCATCCAATTCAACGAAGGCCAGAAGGAAGCCATCCTCGCCCTCGTCACCGGCTGTGGTGCCGCGGTGTCCCTCGTGGCGAACCCGCTCTTTGGTGCGTTCAGCGACCGCACCACGTCCCGTTTCGGGCGGCGAGTCCCGTGGGTGCTCTTCGGCGCCATCCTGGGCGCGGCAGCCTTGGTAGCACTGGCAGGCGCTCCCAATGTGGCAGTCATGGCCATCCTTTGGTGCCTGGTTCAGGCCGGCTGCAATGGGGCGTATGCTGCCCTGACGGCAGCCATCCCGGACCGGGTGCCGGTGCCCCAGCGCGGCACCGTCGGCGGGCTCGCAGCCATGGGCCAGACCGCAGGTATCCTCGCTGGTGCGGTGATCGCGTCCGCCGTCTCGGGAAACTTTGCCCTTGGCTACGTCGTGTGCGCTGCCGCGTTGCTGGCCGGCGTCGTGCTTTATCTTTTCAAGAACGACGACGTTCCCCTCCCGGCGGAGACCCGGCCACAGTTCAGGCTGGGGACTTTCGTCAGGGGTTTCTGGATTTCGCCGATCAGGTATCCGGACTTCGCGTGGGCATGGCTGACCCGCCTGCTGGTCAACGTTGGCAACCACATGGTCACGTTGTACTTGCTCTTCTTCCTCAAGGATGCCGTGCATCTCGAGGAAACGCGGGGGATCAAGCCCGAGTTCGGGGTCCTCATCCTCACAGGCCTCTATGCCGTCATGGTGATAGTCACCAGCGTCGTCGGGGGTGCTATGAGTGATCGCATGGGCAAACGCAAACCCTTGGTGATCGTCTCGTCGCTGGTGATTTCGATAGCCGCCTTGATCCTAGGCTTCGAACCCACGTGGGCAGGAGCCGTTGCCGGCGCGATGGTCCTCGGTATCGGTTTTGGCGCCTATTTGGCGGTTGACTTCGCCCTCATCACCCAAGTGCTCCCCACTGCACTTGACCGGGGACGGGATCTCGGTGTCATTAATGTAGCCAACTCCTTGCCCCAGGTGATCGCGCCCCTTATTGCCTACCCGTTTGTGGCTTTCTGGGGCGGTTATGTCGCCTTGTACGTGGCCGCGGCGGTTATAGGGCTGTTGGGCGCGGTGTTCGTGGTGAGGATCAAGGGCGTTGCATAG
- a CDS encoding response regulator: protein MINILIVEDDPNARMGLVMGLRHHDGYQVQAVPTGEAALEMLRAQGEDVDLLILDYMLPGIDGIETCSHIRQFSKVPIIFLSASGEDDTVISALERGADDYLVKPVRIVTERAQGRFRHNQC from the coding sequence ATGATCAACATCCTGATTGTGGAAGATGACCCGAATGCGCGAATGGGCCTGGTAATGGGCTTGCGGCATCACGACGGCTACCAAGTCCAAGCGGTGCCGACAGGAGAAGCCGCCCTGGAGATGCTGCGAGCCCAGGGCGAGGACGTCGACTTGCTCATTTTGGACTACATGCTGCCGGGAATAGACGGGATTGAGACTTGCAGCCACATCAGGCAGTTCTCCAAAGTGCCGATCATCTTCTTGTCAGCAAGCGGAGAAGACGACACAGTGATTTCCGCGCTGGAGCGTGGCGCTGACGATTACTTGGTTAAACCGGTCCGGATTGTGACTGAACGAGCGCAGGGGCGGTTTCGTCACAATCAGTGCTGA
- a CDS encoding ABC transporter ATP-binding protein: protein MSAPVLELRGVSKSYTGGVKALDSVDLELGEGEMLGIVGPSGSGKSTLLNVMGTLDRASEGEVLVGGMDVSTFSDRLLSTVRAQAIGFVFQQFHLNDTYNALQNVAVGLQYAKVPRRDRQAIATAALETVRMGHRLDHQPHQLSGGEKQRVAIARALVNKPKYLLADEPTGALDSENGAAVMELFGELNQQGMTVVIITHDLEIADSLPRRVEIRDGVLRAGATRKASAR from the coding sequence ATGAGTGCGCCTGTTCTGGAACTGCGCGGGGTGTCGAAAAGCTACACCGGTGGTGTGAAGGCCCTGGACTCGGTGGATTTGGAACTGGGCGAAGGGGAAATGCTCGGCATCGTCGGCCCGTCCGGCTCCGGGAAATCGACCTTGCTCAATGTCATGGGCACCCTTGACCGGGCATCAGAGGGTGAAGTGCTGGTTGGCGGAATGGATGTTTCCACGTTCAGTGACCGGCTGCTTTCCACTGTCAGGGCACAAGCAATCGGCTTCGTCTTTCAGCAGTTCCACCTCAACGACACCTACAACGCACTGCAAAACGTGGCCGTAGGGCTGCAATACGCTAAAGTGCCGCGGCGAGACCGACAGGCGATTGCTACGGCCGCATTGGAGACCGTCCGGATGGGGCATCGACTGGACCACCAGCCGCATCAACTCTCCGGTGGCGAAAAACAACGGGTGGCCATCGCGAGAGCCCTGGTCAATAAGCCCAAATACTTGCTCGCCGACGAGCCTACTGGGGCACTGGACTCTGAAAACGGTGCCGCCGTGATGGAACTGTTCGGCGAACTCAATCAGCAGGGTATGACCGTGGTGATCATCACCCACGATCTGGAAATTGCGGATTCTCTACCGAGAAGAGTAGAGATCCGCGACGGCGTCCTGCGAGCGGGAGCCACCCGGAAAGCAAGTGCGCGTTGA
- a CDS encoding Lrp/AsnC family transcriptional regulator — MQELDSTDKRILAALDDDPRMPTMVLAQRLGLARGTVQSRLERMTASGALRPNSSRVLPSALGRGVAAAVSAELDQSHLNEAIAALRNIPEVLECHAPAGDTDLIIRVVATSPDDLYRVSEEIRLCPGIVRTSTSMFLREVIPYRTTGLLWE, encoded by the coding sequence ATGCAGGAATTGGACTCAACGGACAAGCGCATCCTTGCCGCGCTCGACGACGACCCCCGGATGCCGACCATGGTCCTCGCCCAGCGCTTGGGCTTGGCGCGCGGGACAGTCCAGTCCCGCTTGGAGCGCATGACGGCGTCGGGCGCCCTGCGTCCGAACAGCAGCCGCGTGCTGCCCTCGGCGTTGGGCCGGGGCGTCGCGGCAGCGGTAAGTGCGGAACTGGATCAGAGCCACCTGAACGAGGCGATCGCGGCTCTGCGCAACATCCCTGAGGTACTTGAATGCCACGCGCCGGCAGGAGACACCGATCTCATCATCCGCGTGGTCGCCACGAGCCCTGACGATCTTTACCGGGTGTCGGAGGAGATCCGCCTCTGCCCGGGAATCGTGCGAACCTCCACCAGCATGTTTTTGCGCGAGGTGATTCCGTACCGGACCACGGGGCTGCTGTGGGAATAG
- a CDS encoding NADP-dependent oxidoreductase, with amino-acid sequence MLAYVLTRYGDADSMELQDVPKPIAGPGEVLVKVFAAGLNPVDYKQREGAVRVITRPRLPLVAGSELAGIVEAIGPEVTRFATGDRVFARVDKTRLGAFAEHAAVHEDLAALMPKSLGYLEAASLPLAGLTALQALRDELKVSPGTKLFISGGAGGVGTLAIQLAKYFGAEVTTTASPRGEALVRRLGADAVVDYTKENPAEVLSGFDAALDLIGGETLEHTFKILKPGSTVVSIAGMPEPQTAVKDLDAPAWMTALFWAASLGIRRRAREANVRYRYLFMHPSGEDLKFLAKLVSEGKLEAVVDSSYPLEKIADAFAALERGRAKGKIVVTMDSRGS; translated from the coding sequence GTGCTCGCTTATGTGCTGACCCGCTACGGTGACGCCGACTCAATGGAGCTGCAAGATGTTCCCAAGCCGATCGCCGGTCCCGGCGAGGTCCTGGTCAAAGTGTTTGCCGCGGGCCTCAATCCCGTTGACTACAAGCAACGCGAAGGTGCCGTGCGGGTGATCACCAGGCCAAGGCTGCCTTTGGTGGCCGGCAGCGAGCTTGCCGGGATCGTGGAAGCCATTGGCCCGGAGGTCACCCGCTTCGCCACGGGAGACCGCGTGTTTGCCCGGGTGGACAAGACCAGGCTGGGCGCCTTTGCCGAGCACGCCGCCGTCCACGAGGACCTGGCGGCGCTCATGCCGAAGTCGCTCGGCTACCTCGAGGCTGCGAGCCTCCCGCTCGCAGGCCTCACCGCGCTCCAGGCACTGCGAGACGAGCTCAAGGTCAGCCCCGGGACCAAGCTGTTCATCTCCGGAGGCGCGGGCGGGGTGGGAACCCTCGCCATCCAGCTGGCCAAGTACTTCGGCGCCGAGGTGACCACCACGGCGTCTCCCCGCGGAGAAGCCCTGGTGCGGCGGCTCGGTGCGGACGCCGTCGTCGACTACACGAAGGAAAATCCGGCCGAAGTGCTCAGCGGCTTCGACGCCGCGCTGGACCTTATCGGTGGGGAAACCCTGGAGCATACGTTCAAGATCCTCAAGCCCGGTTCGACGGTCGTTAGCATCGCCGGCATGCCCGAACCGCAAACAGCCGTGAAGGATCTTGATGCCCCGGCTTGGATGACAGCGCTTTTCTGGGCGGCCAGCCTTGGAATCCGGCGCCGCGCCCGCGAAGCAAACGTCCGGTACCGCTACCTCTTCATGCACCCCAGCGGCGAGGACCTGAAATTCCTGGCGAAGCTGGTGTCCGAGGGAAAGCTGGAAGCCGTGGTGGACAGCAGCTATCCCCTCGAAAAGATCGCCGACGCTTTCGCCGCACTGGAACGCGGACGCGCCAAAGGCAAGATCGTAGTCACCATGGACAGTCGCGGCAGCTAG
- a CDS encoding LysE family translocator: protein MNPQLFLAFVIVAVTLACTPGVDWAYSIAAGLRQRSFVPAVAGLCSGYVLHTALLTAGLTALLAGVPGLLGWLTIAGAAYLLWLGVSTMRSWRGASFSTDDAVGQSRNQFRTFLQGMGTSGINPKGLLFFLALVPQFVSPEASLPVPVQSGVLGLTFVLFAGIIYTAVALTSRKLLQSRPAAARVVTLSSGIIMVGLGAVLLGEQALRLLH, encoded by the coding sequence ATGAATCCCCAGCTTTTCCTCGCCTTCGTCATCGTCGCCGTCACCTTGGCGTGCACCCCCGGCGTCGACTGGGCTTATTCAATCGCCGCGGGACTGCGTCAGCGAAGCTTCGTCCCGGCCGTGGCCGGCCTGTGCAGCGGATACGTGCTGCACACAGCCCTCCTGACTGCCGGACTCACAGCCCTTTTGGCGGGCGTTCCGGGGCTTCTCGGCTGGCTGACAATCGCGGGCGCAGCTTATTTGCTCTGGCTCGGCGTGAGCACCATGCGCTCATGGCGAGGCGCAAGCTTCAGTACGGATGACGCCGTCGGGCAATCCCGAAACCAATTCCGCACCTTCCTGCAAGGCATGGGCACGAGCGGCATCAACCCCAAGGGCTTGCTGTTCTTCCTGGCGCTGGTGCCGCAGTTCGTGAGCCCGGAAGCGTCATTGCCCGTGCCCGTGCAATCAGGCGTATTGGGCCTGACGTTCGTGTTGTTCGCGGGCATCATCTACACGGCGGTTGCGCTGACCTCGCGAAAGCTGCTGCAATCCCGGCCTGCCGCCGCACGCGTCGTAACCCTCAGCAGCGGCATCATCATGGTGGGGCTCGGGGCCGTCTTGCTCGGCGAACAGGCGCTTCGGCTCCTACATTGA
- a CDS encoding DUF4383 domain-containing protein — MTTASHPAQHHHAMGLTLHNTALGLGWVFLAVGVLGFIPGITSNYGAMTFAGHDSGAMLLGVFQVSILHNIVHLLFGAAGLYFARTGRMARGYLIGGGAVYLVLWIYGLITMSNMSADFVPMNSADDWLHLVLGVVMVALGLWLGRDAREETKGRAM, encoded by the coding sequence ATGACCACTGCTTCGCACCCAGCTCAGCATCACCACGCGATGGGGCTGACGCTGCACAACACAGCACTAGGTTTAGGCTGGGTTTTCCTGGCTGTTGGCGTACTGGGATTTATCCCGGGCATCACCAGCAATTACGGCGCCATGACCTTTGCGGGACATGATTCCGGCGCCATGCTTCTTGGAGTGTTCCAAGTATCCATCCTGCACAACATTGTCCATCTGCTGTTCGGCGCGGCAGGCCTGTACTTCGCGAGGACTGGAAGGATGGCACGCGGTTACCTCATCGGTGGCGGCGCCGTCTACCTCGTCCTGTGGATCTACGGCCTTATCACCATGTCGAACATGAGCGCCGACTTCGTGCCCATGAACTCCGCGGACGACTGGCTGCATCTCGTTCTTGGCGTTGTCATGGTTGCCCTTGGCCTGTGGCTTGGACGCGACGCACGAGAGGAGACAAAGGGCCGCGCCATGTAG
- a CDS encoding TetR/AcrR family transcriptional regulator gives MSEPNSLEPYSLDLAAGLPQMAAAPTTPRQLLRYARILKTAAGFAQRQFDTVSLSDVSTRAHVPLGTLYRYFPSTVHLMLAVYRQQLRELNDAKPASSRCSQQELTGLGMEIFHMRVMQPAVEHCLSRTWDTRDGDIPVLLKDIEALSAGMVTAAIGDAGKARILLHVISGLVQSVNCRRISLFDAEKDLKNACKLFADA, from the coding sequence ATGTCCGAACCGAACTCCTTGGAACCGTATTCGCTGGATCTGGCCGCGGGTTTGCCCCAGATGGCGGCTGCTCCCACAACGCCCCGACAGCTATTGCGGTACGCCCGGATATTGAAGACTGCCGCAGGATTCGCCCAGCGGCAGTTCGATACCGTGAGCCTTTCGGACGTCTCTACCAGGGCCCACGTTCCACTGGGGACGCTCTACCGCTACTTTCCATCCACTGTCCACCTGATGCTTGCGGTCTACCGGCAGCAGCTACGGGAACTCAATGATGCCAAACCGGCATCCTCAAGGTGCAGCCAACAGGAGCTCACCGGACTTGGCATGGAGATTTTCCACATGCGGGTGATGCAACCCGCCGTCGAACACTGTTTGTCACGCACTTGGGACACCCGCGATGGCGACATCCCCGTGCTCTTGAAGGATATCGAAGCGCTCTCTGCCGGGATGGTCACGGCAGCAATCGGGGACGCCGGCAAGGCGAGGATTCTGCTGCACGTGATCAGTGGTCTGGTCCAGTCGGTCAACTGCCGTAGGATCTCGCTTTTCGACGCGGAGAAGGACCTCAAGAACGCCTGCAAGCTGTTCGCGGACGCGTAG
- the gluQRS gene encoding tRNA glutamyl-Q(34) synthetase GluQRS yields MTSAGRFAPSPSGELHVGNLRTAMLAWLFARSTGRDFLLRVEDLDRARAGAEEVQLRDLEAVGVTWDGAVVRQTDRAGLYDDVIQRLTDAGLTYECFCTRREIQEAPSAPHAPQGAYPGTCRNLSTAELEIRRASRPAAIRLRSETHEWTVADELHGPYTGIVDDFVLRRNDGVTAYNLAVVVDDAEQGVDQVVRGDDLLSSTPRQAYLASLLGLPVPEYAHVPLVLNHDGARLAKRDGAVTLGDLAAVGLSAGEVRDMILESLGLPAGPLDDALDTFDPAGLPRRPWVWNGHQQTTLRKGA; encoded by the coding sequence ATGACTTCCGCTGGCCGCTTCGCCCCGAGCCCTTCCGGCGAGTTGCATGTGGGCAACCTGCGCACCGCCATGCTCGCGTGGCTCTTCGCCCGCTCGACGGGCCGCGATTTCCTGCTGCGAGTAGAAGATCTCGACCGTGCGCGGGCCGGTGCCGAGGAAGTCCAGCTCCGCGACTTGGAGGCCGTCGGCGTGACATGGGACGGCGCCGTCGTTCGCCAGACTGACCGCGCCGGGCTCTACGACGACGTGATTCAGCGGCTCACCGACGCCGGACTGACGTATGAATGCTTCTGTACCCGGCGCGAGATCCAGGAAGCTCCGTCCGCGCCACATGCTCCACAGGGCGCCTATCCGGGAACGTGCAGGAACCTCTCGACGGCGGAGCTCGAGATCCGCCGGGCCTCCCGCCCGGCTGCCATCAGGCTCCGCTCCGAAACGCATGAATGGACTGTGGCGGACGAGTTGCACGGGCCCTACACGGGCATAGTGGATGACTTTGTGCTTCGGCGGAACGACGGCGTCACTGCCTACAACTTGGCCGTGGTGGTGGACGACGCCGAGCAAGGCGTAGACCAAGTGGTCCGCGGAGATGACCTCCTGTCCTCCACACCCCGCCAAGCGTATTTGGCCTCCTTGCTCGGCTTGCCCGTTCCGGAATACGCGCATGTTCCCTTGGTGCTAAACCACGACGGCGCCCGGTTGGCCAAGCGCGACGGCGCCGTGACGCTTGGCGACCTTGCCGCCGTCGGGCTGTCTGCCGGGGAGGTACGGGACATGATCCTGGAATCGCTCGGGTTGCCGGCCGGACCCCTTGACGACGCTTTGGATACTTTCGATCCGGCCGGATTGCCGCGCCGGCCGTGGGTGTGGAACGGCCACCAGCAAACAACCCTTCGGAAAGGGGCCTAA
- a CDS encoding efflux RND transporter periplasmic adaptor subunit, with product MSRYRWILLVSAVVVIAAATAGIFWVNKPIQAASEPKPLATGKVERKDLTDRQELNGEIDFGDAKTLKGKKSGTLTWLPEKGAAVKQGEALYRVDDHPVPLFIGDTPLYRAIDKAGLIGPDVKVLKSNLQALGFLGDDGRPDITTAATLRAITTWQKTNNLDLTGKIADGDYLVLPGPVKVSGHKANLGDAAAADLVETTALVPRVKLTLSDSTPAPKVGVAVSILDDSGTPKPGKITGIAAQGTTESGAAAAPAPGQPAGKQLIADFDSTDGLDYATGAQIRVQITTVDVKNVLAVPVVSLNALLEGGYAVRVPDSAGNKDSKPGYRLVPVKVGKIVKGLAEVSGDLTAGQDVVTAS from the coding sequence ATGAGCCGGTACCGATGGATCTTGCTGGTCTCGGCCGTTGTGGTGATTGCAGCGGCCACCGCCGGGATTTTCTGGGTCAACAAACCAATCCAAGCAGCCAGTGAACCAAAGCCTTTGGCCACCGGGAAGGTAGAGCGGAAGGACCTGACGGACAGGCAAGAGCTGAACGGTGAAATCGACTTCGGTGATGCGAAAACTCTCAAGGGGAAGAAGTCCGGAACGCTGACCTGGCTACCGGAGAAGGGCGCCGCGGTGAAGCAAGGGGAGGCGCTCTACAGGGTTGATGACCATCCCGTTCCGCTCTTCATCGGTGACACTCCCTTGTACCGTGCCATCGACAAGGCCGGTTTGATCGGTCCCGATGTGAAAGTCCTTAAATCAAACCTGCAGGCTCTTGGATTCTTGGGCGATGACGGGCGGCCGGACATCACAACGGCTGCTACGCTGCGCGCCATCACCACTTGGCAAAAGACCAACAATCTCGACCTGACAGGTAAGATCGCGGACGGCGACTATCTGGTGTTGCCCGGTCCTGTCAAAGTGTCGGGCCACAAAGCGAACTTGGGTGACGCCGCCGCCGCGGATTTAGTGGAAACCACGGCCCTAGTACCTCGCGTGAAATTGACGCTTTCTGACAGCACTCCCGCACCCAAAGTGGGCGTTGCCGTGAGCATCCTCGATGATTCCGGCACCCCGAAGCCTGGCAAGATCACCGGAATCGCCGCGCAAGGCACGACAGAGTCAGGAGCCGCGGCGGCACCGGCGCCTGGTCAGCCCGCCGGGAAGCAGCTCATTGCGGACTTTGATTCCACTGATGGACTCGATTACGCGACCGGAGCGCAGATCCGCGTCCAAATCACCACGGTGGATGTGAAGAATGTGTTGGCCGTTCCCGTCGTATCGCTCAATGCGCTTCTGGAGGGCGGCTACGCGGTGCGGGTCCCCGACAGCGCGGGCAACAAGGACAGCAAACCCGGTTACAGACTGGTCCCGGTCAAGGTGGGAAAAATCGTCAAAGGTCTTGCGGAAGTTTCTGGTGACCTCACCGCGGGACAAGACGTGGTGACGGCCTCATGA
- a CDS encoding Lrp/AsnC family transcriptional regulator, translating to MVDGIDRTILRYLKEDGRMTATALAAKVGLTVAPCHRRLRDLEASGVIRGYRADIDPAAIGLGFEAIVFVTLRQVDRATMSDFEDRVAAIPNIVEAQRLFGSPDYLLRVIAADLPAYQRFYDDQLTSLPAVERLTSTLVMKNLKSNAGPPV from the coding sequence GTGGTTGATGGAATTGACAGAACTATTTTGCGCTACCTCAAAGAGGATGGCCGAATGACTGCCACCGCGCTGGCTGCCAAGGTGGGATTGACCGTGGCTCCATGCCACCGGCGGTTGCGGGATCTCGAGGCTTCCGGAGTGATCAGGGGGTACCGGGCGGACATCGATCCGGCCGCCATTGGCTTGGGATTTGAGGCGATCGTCTTCGTTACCCTGCGCCAAGTGGACCGCGCAACGATGTCGGATTTCGAAGACCGGGTGGCCGCTATCCCCAACATCGTTGAAGCGCAGCGGCTCTTCGGCTCCCCGGATTACCTCCTGCGCGTCATTGCCGCCGATCTCCCGGCTTATCAACGCTTCTACGACGACCAGCTCACGTCACTTCCCGCGGTCGAGCGCCTCACCTCAACTTTGGTGATGAAGAACCTGAAGTCGAATGCCGGGCCGCCGGTGTAG
- a CDS encoding ABC transporter permease: MSKKQHIQTKFRWFELADVLELGIHRVRARPLRAILSALGISIGIATMIAVVGIPASSQQALDSQLENLGTNILKVTSAERGNSKVPLPTTAADMIAQIGPVTEVAALGEVGQSAQLNDRIQPGLGIKSSVYAAGPELLPAINGKFAQGRLATEGSPSLPELVLGATAAQRLGIDSISGDPQQLWLGQQWFSVVGILEPTPLSPEVDSSALLSTAYARDHFGYQGNPAMIFVRAPTTSIDDVRKVLPRTANPGAPSAVDIGNPSQALAARNVAQATFSLLFLGLAGIALLVGGIGVANTMIISVLERRKEIGLRRALGATKTGILLQFFTESLVLCLFGGIAGILLGIAGTALYSLSQGWPLVVPPFVMVGGILSAVAIGVLSGVYPATRAAKLPPTEALAAL, encoded by the coding sequence TTGAGCAAGAAGCAGCATATTCAGACGAAATTCCGTTGGTTCGAACTGGCCGACGTCTTGGAATTGGGCATCCACCGAGTAAGGGCCAGGCCCCTGCGCGCGATACTTTCCGCGCTGGGAATTTCGATTGGCATCGCAACCATGATCGCCGTCGTCGGAATCCCGGCGTCGAGCCAACAGGCCTTGGACAGCCAACTTGAGAACTTGGGCACCAACATCCTCAAGGTCACCAGCGCTGAACGTGGAAACAGCAAAGTTCCCTTGCCGACGACAGCAGCCGACATGATCGCACAAATCGGCCCGGTAACCGAAGTGGCGGCTCTGGGCGAAGTCGGCCAGTCTGCCCAGCTCAACGATCGGATTCAGCCGGGACTAGGCATCAAGAGCAGTGTCTACGCGGCAGGCCCCGAACTGCTTCCAGCGATCAACGGCAAATTTGCCCAAGGTCGGCTGGCTACCGAAGGCAGCCCGTCCTTGCCCGAGCTCGTGCTCGGAGCAACCGCGGCACAACGGTTGGGAATCGACTCCATCAGTGGCGATCCGCAACAACTCTGGCTCGGCCAACAATGGTTCTCCGTAGTCGGGATCCTCGAGCCCACCCCGTTGTCACCGGAAGTCGACTCGTCAGCACTGCTCAGCACGGCATACGCCCGGGACCACTTCGGATATCAAGGCAACCCCGCCATGATATTCGTCCGAGCGCCCACCACTTCAATTGACGACGTGCGCAAAGTTCTGCCCCGGACCGCGAACCCGGGCGCACCCAGTGCTGTCGACATCGGTAATCCCTCCCAAGCACTCGCAGCCCGAAACGTGGCACAGGCCACCTTTTCCCTGCTCTTCCTGGGCCTGGCCGGAATTGCGCTGCTTGTGGGCGGCATCGGAGTTGCGAACACCATGATCATTTCAGTCCTGGAACGGCGAAAGGAAATCGGCCTGCGCCGGGCCCTCGGGGCAACCAAAACCGGAATCCTCCTCCAGTTCTTCACCGAGTCGTTGGTACTGTGCCTGTTCGGAGGAATCGCCGGCATCCTTTTAGGTATAGCTGGCACTGCCTTGTACTCACTAAGCCAGGGCTGGCCGTTGGTAGTACCGCCATTCGTCATGGTCGGAGGAATCCTTTCGGCGGTGGCAATCGGTGTCCTCAGCGGAGTCTATCCGGCCACACGGGCGGCGAAATTGCCACCTACCGAAGCCCTCGCGGCATTGTAG
- a CDS encoding NADP-dependent malic enzyme, with translation MSVETITPEQNLTALALSEEEIFAAHEGGKLSVSSTVPLLNKRDLSIAYTPGVAEVSRAIHANPELARTHTWAERLVVVVSDGTAVLGLGDIGPSASLPVMEGKSALFKAFGDLDSIPLVLNTTNVDEIIETLVRLRPSFGAVNLEDISSPRCFELEERLIEALDCPVMHDDQHGTAVVVLAALTNAAKVTGRELEGLKVVVSGAGAAGIAVSEILLTAGIKDVVLLDSKGIINAERADLVADSGSVKARFAQRTNPRGLSGGPAEALQGADVFIGVSSSKLAEEHLKLMNQDSIVFALSNPDPEVLPEVAVKYAAVVATGRSDFPNQINNVLAFPGIFRGALDAGARRITPAMKIAAARAIAGLAEEGLSADYIVPSPLDSRVAPAVTAAVAAAAE, from the coding sequence GTGTCCGTCGAGACCATCACCCCTGAACAGAACCTGACCGCACTGGCGCTGAGCGAAGAGGAAATCTTCGCTGCCCACGAAGGCGGCAAGCTCTCCGTTTCCAGCACCGTGCCGCTCTTGAACAAGCGCGACCTTTCCATTGCCTACACCCCTGGCGTCGCCGAAGTGAGCCGGGCAATTCACGCCAACCCGGAGCTGGCCCGCACGCACACCTGGGCCGAGCGCCTTGTAGTGGTTGTCAGCGACGGAACGGCGGTCCTGGGCCTTGGCGACATCGGCCCCAGCGCCTCCCTCCCTGTCATGGAAGGAAAGTCGGCGCTTTTCAAGGCTTTCGGCGATCTCGATTCCATCCCGTTGGTCCTGAACACCACCAACGTGGACGAAATTATCGAGACCCTGGTTCGCCTGCGTCCGAGCTTCGGTGCCGTGAACCTCGAAGACATCTCCTCGCCGCGCTGCTTCGAACTCGAAGAGCGCCTCATCGAAGCCCTCGACTGCCCCGTCATGCACGACGATCAGCACGGCACCGCCGTTGTGGTTCTCGCAGCCTTGACGAACGCCGCCAAAGTGACCGGGCGCGAACTTGAAGGACTGAAGGTAGTGGTTTCCGGTGCGGGTGCCGCAGGCATTGCAGTCTCCGAGATCCTGCTGACGGCGGGCATCAAGGACGTTGTCCTGCTGGATTCCAAGGGCATCATCAACGCCGAGCGCGCCGATCTGGTGGCCGATTCGGGCAGTGTCAAGGCCCGCTTCGCTCAGCGCACCAACCCTCGCGGCCTTTCCGGCGGACCCGCCGAAGCCCTACAGGGTGCGGACGTCTTCATCGGCGTCTCCTCGTCCAAGCTGGCCGAGGAACACCTGAAGCTCATGAACCAGGACTCGATTGTGTTCGCCCTGTCCAACCCGGACCCGGAAGTCCTGCCCGAGGTTGCCGTCAAGTACGCCGCCGTCGTGGCTACGGGCCGCAGCGACTTCCCGAACCAGATCAACAACGTCCTGGCCTTCCCCGGGATTTTCCGAGGAGCCTTGGACGCCGGTGCGCGCCGCATCACCCCGGCGATGAAGATTGCCGCGGCCCGCGCCATTGCCGGGCTGGCCGAGGAAGGGCTTTCGGCCGACTACATCGTGCCTAGCCCGCTGGATTCGAGAGTTGCCCCGGCGGTCACCGCGGCGGTTGCCGCAGCGGCTGAATAG